A DNA window from Pungitius pungitius chromosome 1, fPunPun2.1, whole genome shotgun sequence contains the following coding sequences:
- the LOC119222513 gene encoding neural cell adhesion molecule L1.1-like isoform X4, which produces MCVSQRRGRSSPGLHLILLPLLLPLSFLSSIAQGAIDIPQNLLQPPILKVTPKSHTAFSLEDIQLPCEASGTPTPTFRWVKDGEAFGPERPAYGTLRAEDEEPLASYGGFYRCYASNTLGTAVTQSVQVIVEAQPVLLKQQRVHKRAHEGESIILSCNPPQSSTPPFIHWMDKRMVHIKQSDRVMVGLDGNLYFSNLLGTDSRDDYICNAQYAAARTVLPHTAVMLTVSPNNDVIHARKPHLFRPIGSHTSVLALKQQSVTLECIPKGLPTPKVEWKKKDGSLEETGGRVEAHGRWLHFDSVAQGDDGEYECRAFNAHGSTAHSFSLTVEASPFWVKEPQNLLYSPGETVRLDCQAEGIPTPLLTWSLNGEPLTEVDEDPRRSVSDGVLILRDVEFADTAVYQCEAYNKHGSILLNTYLYVVELPPQILSSDGLVYRVTEGGDVVLHCESFGSPRPHVTWEGEERPPLLSDPRIALLTNGSITLSGVSHEDDGEYTCSIKHTNISISAHLKVYNRTVMLTGPQHVRALRGTSALLDCDFYKDRELHQYQIVWRKDTQKLQESSPDDKYTFFENGTLKVSNIQSEDSAYYSCEVFTDLDQVKASGSITVVARPDAPRDLSLSDATDHSVTLSWTPGNSHNSPITEFLVEVREEQHTEEGGWSWARMRRVPGDFDHVELSLDPYCTFRFRVIAINDVGHSDPSRPSERHNTPPAVPTMNPGGVRSESIDPKTLVITWEEMDKRQHNGQGFQYKVLWRRAGGTDVRWNHADVAAPPFLVNDTGTYEPFEIKVQAVNSLGEGPAPQSKVGHSGEEEPEEAPSGVSTSVVNSTVRVQWNEAQNVRGLLLGYKIYFQWTGPRGGRVGRSLRRQKEREGRAERARERDTLRRPQVVVVNSTTTWREVTGLQLYSQYQLSVTAFNSKGEGPHSSPHHFSTPEGAPGPPASLRFESPSEKSLILYWTPPEDTNGVLLGYIVQYQQEVESKDSLWKMETIRDPGVTHSELDHLDPSSHYIFKVIARTAAGDGPPIMLRAATLLEGVPPSHISIVSGNTSLNLSWVPGERDRNHGFVIRYLRKSPGCDWMDSEVVNSTQGFYSLTGLQPGSNYHLMIKHGNDTQWENMTWTIGPVPSVMPGGFAARGWLIGLISAILLLVLILLIICLMKRSKGGKYAVKDKEEKEVESEARPMKDETFGEYSDADEKRSGSDASLNESKLGSDDSLAEYGDSVDIQFNEDGSFIGQYSNRGPVPHGNESSGPASPVNAAPPPPAAPSMTSVLNRPI; this is translated from the exons atgtgtgtgtcacagcgtAGGGGGCGGAGCTCCCCCGGCCTGCACCtgatcctcctccccctcctcctccctctgtccttcctctcctccatcgcTCAGGGAGCCATCGACATCCCCCAAAACT tattGCAGCCTCCGATCCTGAAGGTGACGCCCAAGTCGCACACAGCCTTCTCACTGGAGGACATCCAGCTGCCCTGCGAGGCCTCCGGGACCCCGACCCCGac CTTCCGCTGGGTGAAGGACGGCGAGGCGTTCGGCCCGGAGCGTCCGGCTTACGGGACGCTGCGAGCCGAGGACGAGGAGCCGCTGGCCTCGTACGGGGGGTTCTACCGCTGCTACGCCTCCAACACGCTGGGCACCGCCGTGACCCAGAGCGTCCAGGTCATCGTGGAGG CTCAGCCGGTTCTTCTGAAACAGCAAAGAGTACATAAGAGAGCCCACGAGGGCGAGAGCATCATCCTGTCCTGCAACCCCCCCCAGAGCTCCACCCCCCCGTTCATCCACTGGATGGACAAAA GGATGGTGCACATCAAGCAGAGTGACCGGGTGATGGTCGGCCTGGACGGGAACTTGTACTTCTCCAACCTGCTGGGGACCGACAGCAGGGACGACTACATCTGCAACGCCCAGTACGCGGCGGCCAGGACGGTCCTGCCCCACACGGCCGTGATGCTCACCGTCTCACCca ataatgacgtcatccatGCCAGGAAACCCCACCTCTTCCGTCCCATTGGCTCCCACACCTCTGTGTTGGCCCTCAAGCAACAGAGCGTCACCCTAGAATGTATCCCCAAGGGCCT ACCCACGCCGAAGGTGGAAtggaagaagaaggacggcagCCTGGAGGAGACCGGTGGTCGGGTGGAGGCACACGGCCGCTGGCTCCACTTCGACAGCGTCGCCCAGGGCGACGACGGCGAGTACGAATGCCGGGCCTTCAACGCCCACGGCTCCACGGCGCACTCCTTCAGCCTCACCGTGGAAG CCTCTCCATTCTGGGTGAAGGAGCCTCAGAATCTGCTCTACTCACCCGGGGAGACGGTGCGACTGGATTGTCAGGCCGAAGGCATCCCAACCCCCCTCCTCACCTGGAGCCTCAACGGGGAGCCGCTCACAG AGGTGGACGAGGACCCTCGGCGCAGCGTGTCGGATGGTGTTCTGATACTGAGGGACGTGGAGTTCGCCGACACCGCTGTGTACCAGTGCGAGGCTTACAACAAGCACGGCTCCATCCTGCTCAACACCTACCTCTACGTCGTGG AGCTCCCCCCTCAGATCCTGTCCTCTGACGGACTGGTGTACCGGGTCACCGAGGGCGGAGACGTGGTGCTGCACTGCGAGTCCTTCGGCTCGCCGCGACCTCACGTCACATG GGAGGGCGAGGAGAGGCCTCCTCTGCTGTCGGACCCTCGCATCGCTCTGCTGACCAACGGCTCCATCACGCTGTCGGGCGTGAGCCACGAAGACGACGGAGAGTACACCTGCTCCATCAAACACACCAACATCTCCATCTCAGCCCACCTGAAAGTCTACA ATCGCACCGTGATGCTCACTGGTCCTCAGCACGTGCGCGCCCTCAGAGGAACCAGCGCCCTGCTGGACTGTGACTTCTACAAAGACCGCGAGCTGCACCAGTACCAGATCGTATGGAGGAAGGACACGCAGAAGCTGCAGGAGTCGTCTCCGGATGACAA GTACACattctttgagaatggcacctTGAAAGTGTCCAACATCCAATCAGAAGACAGCGCGTACTATTCCTGTGAGGTCTTCACTGACCTGGACCAAGTGAAGGCCAGCGGCTCCATCACTGTCGTAG CTCGACCGGACGCCCCCAGAGATCTGTCTCTGTCCGATGCTACCGACCACAGCGTCACTCTCAGCTGGACTCCAGGAAACTCCCACAACAGCCCCATCACAG AGTTCCTAGTGGAGGTGCGGGAGGAGCAGCACACCGAGGAGGGTGGGTGGAGCTGGGCGAGGATGAGGAGGGTCCCCGGGGACTTTGACCACGTCGAGTTGTCCCTCGACCCGTACTGCACCTTCCGCTTCAGGGTCATCGCCATCAACGACGTCGGCCACAGCGACCCCAGCCGGCCCTCGGAGCGCCACAACACGCCGCCGGCCG TCCCTACGATGAACCCGGGCGGAGTGCGCAGCGAGTCCATCGACCCGAAGACCCTCGTCATCACGTGGGAG GAGATGGACAAGCGGCAGCACAACGGCCAGGGCTTCCAGTACAAGGTGCTGTGGCGGCGCGCCGGTGGCACCGACGTCCGCTGGAACCACGCAGACGTGGCGGCGCCTCCGTTCCTGGTGAACGACACCGGGACCTACGAGCCCTTCGAGATCAAAGTGCAGGCCGTCAACTCGCTGGGGGAGGGGCCGGCGCCGCAGTCGAAGGTCGGCCACTCGGGGGAGGAAG AGCCGGAGGAAGCTCCCTCTGGAGTGTCCACCTCGGTGGTGAACAGCACAGTCAGAGTCCAGTGGAACGAAGCCCAGAACGTCCGAGGTCTTCTTCTGGGATACAAG ATCTACTTCCAGTGGACGGGTCCTCGAGGCGGTCGAGTCGGGAGGTCTCTGCGCcggcagaaggagagagagggccgGGCGGAGCGGGCGAGGGAGAGGGACACGCTGAGGAGGCCGCAGGTGGTGGTGGTCAACAGCACCACCACCTGGCGGGAGGTGACGGGGCTGCAGCTGTATTCCCAATACCAGCTGTCCGTCACCGCCTTCAACAGCAAAGGGGAGGGCCCCCACTCGTCCCCCCACCACTTCAGCACCCCAGAGGGAG CTCCTGGTCCTCCAGCGTCCTTGAGGTTTGAGAGTCCCTCGGAGAAGTCCCTTATCCTCTACTGGACCCCCCCGGAGGACACCAACGGCGTCCTGCTGGGATACATCGTCCAGTACCAACAGG AGGTGGAGAGCAAAGACAGCCTGTGGAAGATGGAGACCATCAGGGACCCCGGGGTGACTCACAGCGAGCTGGACCATCTGGACCCCAGCAGCCATTACATCTTCAAGGTCATCGCTCGCACCGCCGCCGGAGATGGTCCCCCCATCATGCTGAGGGCCGCCACCCTGCTGGAAGGAG TTCCTCCGTCCCACATCAGCATCGTCTCCGGCAACACATCGCTCAACCTGAGCTGGGTCCCCGGAGAGCGGGACAGGAACCACGGCTTTGTCATCCGCTACCTCAGGAAGAGTC ccgGCTGCGACTGGATGGACTCGGAAGTGGTGAACTCCACGCAGGGTTTCTATTCGCTGACTGGGCTCCAGCCCGGGTCCAACTACCACCTCATGATCAAACACGGGAACGACACTCAGTGGGAAAACATGACGTGGACCATCGGACCGG tgCCCTCGGTGATGCCCGGCGGGTTCGCAGCTCGGGGCTGGTTGATCGGACTCATCAGCGCCATCCTGCTGCTAGTGCTGATCCTGCTCATTATCTGCCTCATGAAGCGCAGTAAAGGTGGCAAATACGCAG TGAAGgataaagaagaaaaggaagtggAGTCTGAAGCTCGGCCCATGAAGGACGAGACCTTTGGAGAGTACAG